GAGTCACACCGTTTACGTCATCGACCAACTGGGCATAAAGATGCTGGTTGGAACGATAGACGACCAAACGTGGCCGAACTTCAGTACCGGATATTTTTTTTCTGATGCGGGGCTTCCGAAGAAGCCTCTGTGCATTTTTGCTTTTACTCATGACTTATCCCCCTACTTAGCGCCGGACTTACCAGCCTTGCGGCGGATGAATTCGTCAGCGTACTTGATGCCCTTGCCCTTGTAGGGTTCCGGCGGACGCACACGGCGTATTTGTGCCGCGACTTCTCCGACAAGCTGCTTATCGATGCCTTCGATGGTCAGCTTAGAGCCTTCCACCTTAGCGTCGAGTTCGGCAGGCAGATCGAACTCGACCGGATGAGAATATCCGACGTTGAGAACGATTTTTTTGCCCTGCACGGACACCTTGTAACCGACACCGACAACTTCCAAAGTCTTCGTAAAGCCTTTGGTCACACCATCGACGCAGTTGGCAAGCAAAGTCCTACGAAGACCGTGCTGACCGCGCGCCTGGCGGGAATCATCAATGCGGGAGACATACACCTTGCCATCCTCGATCTTATACTCAACGGTCGGATCGACCGGAGTCTGCAAGTTCCCCTTAGGGCCCTTAACCTGGATCTCAGAGGCTCCAATAGATACCTCAACACCCGAGGGGATGTCGATGGGATTCTTTCCTATACGAGACATAGTGGAACCTCTTTACCAGATTTCGCAGAGAAGCTCGCCGCCGACATTGGCCTCTTTGGCCTTGGCGCCTTCGAGCAACCCTTTGGATGTGGACACGATACAAATACCGATGCCATTCTGGACTCGGGGGATATCAGAAGCACCTACATATACGCGACGACCGGGCTTACTGACCTTTTTCAGGCCAGTAATAAGCGGTTTTCCGTCAACATATTTGAGGGTAATACTGATGTCCCTGTCCTCGACAGCGTAGTCGGTGATATAACCTTCTTCCTTCAAAATACCCGCGATGGAAGACTTCATCTTGGAAGTCGGAACAGCGACATCATTATGATATGCGCCATACGCATTCCGGATGCGGGTCAACATGTCGGCTACAGGATCAACAACAGCCATTTCATTTCTCCTTAATTACCAGCTCGCCTTGCGGACGCCAGGAAGTTCACCGGCGAGAGCCTTGTTACGGAAGCAGATACGGCAAATGCCGTAGCGCCTCAGAAAAGCCCGAGGACGGCCACAAATCGGACAACGATTATATGCGCGGACCTTGAACTTGGGTTTGCGGCGTGCCTTAACACGTAAGCTTGTTTTGGCCACTTTCCGTCCTCCTACTTTTTAAAGGGCATACCGAGAAGATCGAGGAGGGTCTTGCCTTCCTTATCGGTCTTAGCGGTCGTGCACACTGTCACGTTCATGCCCTTCACCATCTCAACTCTATCGATGTCAAGCTCAGGGAAGATGGTGTGTTCCTTGATGCCCATAGTGAAGTTACCACGACCGTCAAAACCACGATCGGGGATACCGCGAAAATCGCGGACACGGGGCAGAGCAAAGCTCACGAGCTTGTCAAAAAAGTCCCACATTGCATCGCCGCGTAAAGTAACACGGGTGCCGACCGGCATACCTTCGCGCAGTTTGAACTGAGCGATGGATTTCTTTGCCAGGGTGACAACGGCCTTTTGGCCTGCGATTGCGGTCAGTTCCTCAGCAGCGGGTTCGATGAGCTTGCTATTTTGGCTTGCTTCACCAAGTCCGATGTTCAAAGAGATCTTCGTCAAACGGGGGATCTCCATGGAAGAGGAATAACCGTACTCCTTCTGGAGCTCGGGGACGACCTTTTCTTTATATACTGTCTCGAGACGTGTCATACTGATACCTACTTGAAGGTTTCGTTGCACTTCTTACAGAAGCGAACCTTCTTTCCATCTTCAGTCTTCTTGTACCCGACCCGCGTGGGCTTGGTGCATGCATCGCAAACAACAGCCACATTGGATACATGGATCGGGGCTTCCTTCTCGATGATACCGCCGGGTTGCTGGGCATAGGGGTTGGCTTTGGTGTGGCGCTGGACCATGTTCACCTTCTCAACCAGGACTTTGTCCTGCTTCTTGAGAATCTTCAACACCTTGCCGATCTTACCCTTGTCCTTCCCAGCGATGACCATGACTTTGTCGTCTTTACGAATTTTAGTCTTCATCATCATATCCTTACAGGACCTCGGGGGCGAGGGAAACGATCTTCATGAAACCGGCTGCACGCAATTCACGAGCCACGGGTCCGAAAATACGGGTACCGACTGGGTCCATGTTAGCGTTGAGCAGCACAGCGGAATTGTTGTCGAACTTGATGTAGGAACCGTCGGGACGACCGATTTCCTTCTTGGTGCGAACGACAACCGCCTTCATGACCGCACCCTTCTTCACTTTGGAATGGGGCATGGCCTCTTTGACGGACACTACAATAATATCACCGACGCTGGCGTAACGGCGCTTGGAACCACCAAGCACTTTGATGCACAGGACCTGCTTGGCCCCGGAGTTGTCAGCAACGTCGAGTCTGGATTCAACTTGTATCATGTTTCCTCCTAAACCTAGACGGCCTTTTCGAGGATTTGCACCAGGTGCCACCTTTTACGGCGGGACATGGGCCTCGATTCGACAATCTGCACCTTGTCGCCAACACCACAATCATTAGCCGGATCATGGGCCATGAATTTCTTGCGGCGGCGAATGTACTTCTTCAGCAGCGGATGCTTCACCAGGGTCTCGACACGGACGACAATGGTTTTGTCTGCCTTGTCGGAGATCACCAGGCCGGTGAGCACGCGCTTGTTGCCTTGGTATTTAAACTCAGCCATTTCTCTACGCTCCCTGTCGTTCCCGCTGAATAGTCAGGATACGGGCGATAGTCTTTTTGACGCCGGAGAGAGTCTGCGTGTTCTCGAGCTGAGCAGTTGCATGCTTGAAACGCATGGCAAACAACTCCTGTCGAGACTCAGTCAGTTTCTCGGTCAACTTAGCGTCATCCAGTTCACGAAGTTCCTTGGAAGTCAGCATTTACATACCCTCCTTCACAACGATGGATGTCTTGATCGGCAACTTGTAAGAAGCACGCTTCAGTGCTTCTTTAGCCAACTCGATGTCAACACCTTTAACTTCGTACATGATACGACCCGGTTTCACCGGCGCGACCCAACCATCGGGTGCGCCTTTACCCTTACCCATACGGACTTCCGCGGGCTTGGAGGTGACGGGGAAATCAGGGAAGATGCGGATCCAGACTTTACCGCCGCGCTTGATGTGACGCATGATAGCGACACGAGCGGATTCGATTTGCTGGGCTGTGATCTTTCCGTGCTCCAATGCCTTCAGGCCGATTTCGCCGAAGGACACACTGTTACCCCGTTGGGCCTTGCCTCTGAGGCGGCCTTTCTGCCGCTTTCTGAATTTTACTCTTTTTGGAGCAAGCATTACTGTTGTACCTCTTTGTCCAGAATCTCACCCTTGAAGATCCAGACCTTGACTCCGATAACGCCGTACGTAGTCGATGCTTCGGCGAAACCATAGTCGATGTCGGCACGGAGAGTGTGCAAAGGCACACGCCCATCACGGTACCACTCGCCGCGTGCGATTTCGGCGCCAGCTAGGCGACCTGCACACGCAACTTTAATACCCTCGGCGCCGAATTTCCTGGCAAGGCCCACCGTACGCTTCATGGCACGGCGGAAGGCAATTCTGCGTTCGAGCTGCTGGGCAATGCTCTCAGCTACGAGCTGAGCTTCAACCTCCGGTCGACGGATCTCGTTGACCTCAATGGTGAATTCAGTTTGAAACTTGTTGCGCAATTCTTCACGCAACTTTTCTATCTCAACACCTTTGCGACCGATAACAATACCGGGGCGCGCGGTGTGGATGATCAGGCGAATCTTGCCGCCGGCCCGCTCGATTTCGATGCGGGACACGCCAGCTTGAAACAGTTTTTTCTTAACGAACTTACGAACCAGGTCGTCCTGAAGAACGAACGCAGGGTAGTCCTTTTTGCTGTACCAGCGGGACAGCCAGTTCTTGTTATACCCCAGACGAAAACCGTAAGGATGTACTTTCTGTCCCATACTATTGTTCCTTCACTACGATTGTAATGTGGCTGGTGCGCTTCCGGATGCGGTAAGCGCGGCCCATGGCACGCGGCTGAATACGCTTCCAGGTAGGACCTTCGTTAACCATGACCGTATCAACGATCAGGGAATCAACATCAACTCCGGGCATCTGTTCCGCATTGGAAATAGCGGAAAAGAGCACTTTGCTGAGTATTTTCGCGGCCTTCTTCGGAGTGAACCGAAGAATATTAAGAGCGTCTTCGACACCCTTGCCTTTAATGTTCTCGGCAACAAGACGAGTCTTGCGCGGAGACACGCGAATGAACTTAGAGACTGCTTTAGCTTCCATGATGTCCTCCTACCCTACTTTTTCTTATCGGCAACGTGGCCGAAGTAGGTACGGGTGGGGGAAAATTCACCCAGTTTGTGTCCGACCATGTTTTCGGTAACGAACACAGGGATGAACTTACGACCATTATGAACAGCGAAAGTCATACCGACCATCTCAGGGACGATCGTGGAACGGCGGGACCAAGTCTTGATCACGCGACGATCCTGATTTTCGGCAGCCACTTGGATTTTCTTGATCAGGTGACCGTCAAGGAACGGGCCCTTTTTAAGAGATCTAGGCATTAGTTATACTCCTACTTCTGGCCGCGGCGTTTGACGATGAGCTTCGAGGAAGCCTTCTTCTTGTTCCGGGTCTTATAACCCTTAGCCGGGGTACCCCATGGGGACACCGGATGGCGACCACCGGAACTACGACCTTCACCACCACCCAGCGGGTGATCGATCGGGTTCATTGCCACACCACGGACCTTCGGGCGACGACCGAGCCAGCGGTTACGGCCAGCCTTACCGATCTTGATGTTCTCGTGTTGGATATTGCCAACCTGACCGACAGTGGCGCAGCAACTGGCCAGGACCTTACGGACTTCACCAGAGGGCATGCGCAGGAGGGCGTATTTACCTTCCTTGGCGATCAGCTGTGCATATGTACCTGCTGCACGACAGAATTGGCCACCCTTTCCAGGATGCAACTCAATGTTG
The genomic region above belongs to uncultured Pseudodesulfovibrio sp. and contains:
- the rplF gene encoding 50S ribosomal protein L6, yielding MSRIGKNPIDIPSGVEVSIGASEIQVKGPKGNLQTPVDPTVEYKIEDGKVYVSRIDDSRQARGQHGLRRTLLANCVDGVTKGFTKTLEVVGVGYKVSVQGKKIVLNVGYSHPVEFDLPAELDAKVEGSKLTIEGIDKQLVGEVAAQIRRVRPPEPYKGKGIKYADEFIRRKAGKSGAK
- the rpsH gene encoding 30S ribosomal protein S8, which gives rise to MAVVDPVADMLTRIRNAYGAYHNDVAVPTSKMKSSIAGILKEEGYITDYAVEDRDISITLKYVDGKPLITGLKKVSKPGRRVYVGASDIPRVQNGIGICIVSTSKGLLEGAKAKEANVGGELLCEIW
- a CDS encoding type Z 30S ribosomal protein S14; amino-acid sequence: MAKTSLRVKARRKPKFKVRAYNRCPICGRPRAFLRRYGICRICFRNKALAGELPGVRKASW
- the rplE gene encoding 50S ribosomal protein L5, with translation MTRLETVYKEKVVPELQKEYGYSSSMEIPRLTKISLNIGLGEASQNSKLIEPAAEELTAIAGQKAVVTLAKKSIAQFKLREGMPVGTRVTLRGDAMWDFFDKLVSFALPRVRDFRGIPDRGFDGRGNFTMGIKEHTIFPELDIDRVEMVKGMNVTVCTTAKTDKEGKTLLDLLGMPFKK
- the rplX gene encoding 50S ribosomal protein L24; the protein is MMKTKIRKDDKVMVIAGKDKGKIGKVLKILKKQDKVLVEKVNMVQRHTKANPYAQQPGGIIEKEAPIHVSNVAVVCDACTKPTRVGYKKTEDGKKVRFCKKCNETFK
- the rplN gene encoding 50S ribosomal protein L14 produces the protein MIQVESRLDVADNSGAKQVLCIKVLGGSKRRYASVGDIIVVSVKEAMPHSKVKKGAVMKAVVVRTKKEIGRPDGSYIKFDNNSAVLLNANMDPVGTRIFGPVARELRAAGFMKIVSLAPEVL
- the rpsQ gene encoding 30S ribosomal protein S17, which codes for MAEFKYQGNKRVLTGLVISDKADKTIVVRVETLVKHPLLKKYIRRRKKFMAHDPANDCGVGDKVQIVESRPMSRRKRWHLVQILEKAV
- the rpmC gene encoding 50S ribosomal protein L29, whose translation is MTSKELRELDDAKLTEKLTESRQELFAMRFKHATAQLENTQTLSGVKKTIARILTIQRERQGA
- the rplP gene encoding 50S ribosomal protein L16; this translates as MLAPKRVKFRKRQKGRLRGKAQRGNSVSFGEIGLKALEHGKITAQQIESARVAIMRHIKRGGKVWIRIFPDFPVTSKPAEVRMGKGKGAPDGWVAPVKPGRIMYEVKGVDIELAKEALKRASYKLPIKTSIVVKEGM
- the rpsC gene encoding 30S ribosomal protein S3, producing the protein MGQKVHPYGFRLGYNKNWLSRWYSKKDYPAFVLQDDLVRKFVKKKLFQAGVSRIEIERAGGKIRLIIHTARPGIVIGRKGVEIEKLREELRNKFQTEFTIEVNEIRRPEVEAQLVAESIAQQLERRIAFRRAMKRTVGLARKFGAEGIKVACAGRLAGAEIARGEWYRDGRVPLHTLRADIDYGFAEASTTYGVIGVKVWIFKGEILDKEVQQ
- the rplV gene encoding 50S ribosomal protein L22, whose amino-acid sequence is MEAKAVSKFIRVSPRKTRLVAENIKGKGVEDALNILRFTPKKAAKILSKVLFSAISNAEQMPGVDVDSLIVDTVMVNEGPTWKRIQPRAMGRAYRIRKRTSHITIVVKEQ
- the rpsS gene encoding 30S ribosomal protein S19, which translates into the protein MPRSLKKGPFLDGHLIKKIQVAAENQDRRVIKTWSRRSTIVPEMVGMTFAVHNGRKFIPVFVTENMVGHKLGEFSPTRTYFGHVADKKK